In Pseudomonas deceptionensis, a single window of DNA contains:
- a CDS encoding alpha/beta hydrolase family protein, translating to MKPALGALLLTCMTTSALADVNSVGFQSSTLLDPHNERPLEMVVWYPSTTTVAPQLIGDDVVFVGASAVRNAPPSAGEHPLVVLSHGFRGNWNNQNWLASALAHKGYIVAAVNHPGTTTHDRSPKAAAQLWQRPIDLHRAIEAVTTQPEKFGVVAKRQIAAVGHSLGGWTAMEIAGARFDPAQFARDCKLHPQLSSCTNYQTINPESTPALKAGLAGDLRDQRVTAVVSLDLGLSRGMTDESLAALPVPVLVIAAGAPSVELPAQLESANLATRLPQASSRYVEISDASHFSFLPICKPGAVALLEEDIPGDGIICGDGDNARPREVIQQQVTSLISEFLTQSANNKVDL from the coding sequence TTGAAACCAGCCCTCGGCGCCCTGCTTTTAACCTGCATGACGACCAGCGCTCTCGCTGACGTCAACTCTGTCGGCTTTCAATCCTCCACCCTGCTGGACCCACACAATGAGCGTCCGCTGGAGATGGTCGTCTGGTATCCCAGTACAACGACCGTCGCCCCACAGTTGATCGGCGACGATGTGGTGTTTGTCGGTGCTTCTGCGGTTCGCAACGCGCCACCCTCTGCAGGCGAGCACCCATTGGTGGTGCTCTCCCATGGGTTCAGAGGCAATTGGAACAATCAGAACTGGTTGGCGAGTGCATTGGCCCACAAGGGTTACATTGTCGCGGCAGTCAACCACCCCGGCACCACGACCCATGATCGCAGCCCGAAAGCAGCGGCGCAGCTATGGCAGCGACCCATTGACCTGCATCGGGCCATTGAGGCGGTCACCACTCAACCTGAAAAATTTGGCGTGGTCGCAAAGCGTCAAATTGCTGCAGTGGGCCATTCACTCGGCGGCTGGACTGCAATGGAGATCGCCGGTGCTCGTTTCGACCCGGCCCAGTTTGCCCGTGACTGCAAACTCCATCCGCAGTTATCCAGTTGCACCAATTATCAAACGATCAACCCTGAGAGTACTCCGGCATTAAAGGCTGGTCTGGCCGGCGATTTGCGCGATCAACGCGTCACCGCTGTGGTTTCTTTGGACCTTGGACTCTCGCGCGGGATGACCGATGAGAGCCTTGCGGCACTGCCGGTGCCGGTGCTGGTTATCGCTGCCGGCGCACCGTCGGTGGAACTGCCTGCTCAGTTGGAGTCCGCCAACCTGGCCACACGCCTGCCCCAAGCGTCCAGCCGCTATGTCGAGATCAGTGACGCCAGCCATTTCAGCTTCTTGCCGATTTGCAAACCAGGTGCAGTGGCATTGCTCGAAGAGGACATTCCTGGCGATGGCATCATTTGCGGGGACGGCGACAATGCTCGCCCGCGCGAGGTAATCCAACAGCAGGTTACGTCGCTGATCAGCGAGTTTTTAACGCAGTCCGCGAACAACAAAGTGGACCTCTAG